From Anomalospiza imberbis isolate Cuckoo-Finch-1a 21T00152 chromosome 6, ASM3175350v1, whole genome shotgun sequence, one genomic window encodes:
- the RIOX1 gene encoding ribosomal oxygenase 1, with product MAAMAAEQRELGRLSALAVYRRVAGAGRMERRRRGAPLPAGRKRAKAHLRRGRAGGGGSEPEAPPPAASRVEAAVETPVEAAVEAAVDPRPEATAAGPDTKLRSGPKAMPGGPRPAREDGGDVPGLLRQLARLEDSRQRAAELFRWMLAPVAPAEFLGRHWERAPLLVRRGDPGYYAGLFSTADFDAALRGGEVHFGTHLDVTSYAEGVRETHNPSGRALPAVVWDFYQNGCSLRLLCPQAFSPTVWHFLSILQEQFGSMAGANTYLTPPGMQGFAPHYDDIEAFVLQLEGKKHWRVYRPRTDAEVLPQFSSANLTQPELGEPVLETVLEAGDLLYFPRGFIHQGDCLPDAHSLHITVSSYQRNSWGDFLEKLLPAALQMALEEDVEYRRGLPMDYLLYMGVANSDTVDARRTAFVEKVQSLIKKLVDYAPIDAAVDQRAKSFLHDCLPPVLTESEKARSVYGFPARWQDGGPCNVDILITKDTEVRLLRHGIIRVCNEEAGVMLYYTTENSRVYHKEEPKFLELDPEYTDSIEFLLSSYPNHVSVANLPCETLEEKISLATLLFEKGILTTKKPLAKV from the coding sequence ATGGCGGCCATGGCGGCGGAGCAGCGTGAGCTGGGGCGGCTCTCGGCGCTCGCCGTGTACCGCCGGGTGGCGGGGGCCGGACGGATGGAGCGGCGCCGCCGCGGGGCCCCGCTGCCCGCGGGTCGCAAGCGGGCCAAGGCCCACCTGAGGCGCGGCCGGGCTGGAGGCGGCGGCTCGGAGCCGGAGGCGCCGCCGCCAGCCGCGAGCCGCGTGGAGGCCGCCGTGGAGACCCCCGTGGAGGCCGCCGTGGAGGCCGCCGTGGATCCTCGGCCCGAGGCGACGGCCGCCGGGCCTGACACGAAACTGCGAAGCGGCCCCAAGGCGATGCCGGGCGGCCCGCGGCCGGCGAGGGAGGACGGCGGCGATGTGCCGGGGCTGCTGCGGCAGCTGGCGCGGCTGGAGGACAGCCGGCAGCGGGCGGCCGAGCTCTTCCGCTGGATGCTGGCCCCGGTGGCGCCGGCGGAGTTCTTGGGGCGGCACTGGGAGCGGGCGCCGCTGCTGGTGCGGCGGGGCGACCCCGGCTACTACGCGGGGCTCTTCTCCACGGCCGACTTCGACGCCGCCCTGCGAGGAGGAGAGGTTCACTTCGGCACTCACCTGGATGTGACCAGCTATGCCGAGGGAGTGCGGGAGACGCACAACCCCTCCGGCAGAGCCCTGCCCGCTGTCGTGTGGGACTTCTACCAGAACGGCTGCTCCCTGCGCCTCCTCTGCCCGCAGGCATTCTCCCCCACCGTCTGGCACTTCCTCTCCATCCTGCAAGAGCAGTTTGGCAGCATGGCAGGGGCGAACACCTACCTCACGCCCCCGGGTATGCAGGGCTTTGCCCCCCACTATGATGACATCGAGGCCTTcgtgctgcagctggaggggaAGAAGCACTGGCGTGTCTACAGGCCCCGAACAGATGCTGAGGTGCTGCCCCAGTTCTCCAGCGCAAACCTCACGCAGCCTGAACTCGGTGAGCCTGTGCTGGAGACTGTGCTGGAAGCCGGGGACCTGCTGTACTTCCCCCGCGGCTTTATCCACCAGGGTGATTGTCTCCCTGATGCACATTCACTCCACATCACTGTGTCTTCCTACCAGAGGAATTCCTGGGGGGACTTTTTGGAGAAGCTCctcccagctgccctgcagaTGGCCCTGGAGGAAGACGTGGAGTACCGACGGGGGCTTCCCATGGACTACCTGCTGTATATGGGGGTTGCTAACTCGGACACAGTTGATGCTCGGCGAACAGCCTTTGTGGAGAAGGTGCAGAGCCTGATAAAGAAACTTGTTGACTATGCACCCATTGATGCTGCTGTGGATCAGAGAGCCAAGTCGTTTCTTCATGACTGTCTTCCCCCAGTGCTTACTGAAAGTGAAAAGGCACGGAGTGTCTATGGCTTCCCAGCCCGGTGGCAAGATGGAGGCCCCTGCAATGTTGATATTCTGATAACCAAAGACACCGAAGTACGCCTGCTCCGTCATGGCATCATTAGAGTGTGTAATGAAGAAGCAGGTGTGATGCTGTACTACACTACAGAAAACTCAAGAGTGTATCATAAGGAAGAACCCAAGTTCCTTGAGCTAGATCCTGAATATACAGACAGTATTGAATTTCTCCTGTCTTCCTATCCAAATCATGTAAGTGTGGCTAACCTTCCATGTGAAACCTTGGAGGAAAAGATTTCTCTAGCTACACTTCTGTTTGAAAAAGGTATTCTGACTACAAAAAAGCCTCTGGCAAAAGTCTAA
- the LOC137475724 gene encoding acyl-coenzyme A thioesterase 5-like has protein sequence MLHQCQGIGCDDPALQRVLAGMQQWLQANLASPSTCRSTPFLLKFPHPRLRVGNRIYKRSLSLNADTTHSVLNNSGAMGQVSARSLCRASSRAWQRRLPWPGPAPAAPRGRSPAWSPGTAPAQGLSSTAPSIRLSPAARSLFDEPLAIAVQGLGPRQRVTLRTSLRDETGELFQASAHYQAGDDGELDLARCPALPGGSFSGLEPMGLLWALQPQKPFWRLVKRDVQRPFLLQLEVFEGHGERPGRLLARAQHERAFLRDGVRRVPVREGRIRATLFLPAGEDTFPGIIDIHGLGGGLFEPRASLLANHGFATLALAYYQFEDLPQEPKELHLEYFEEAVNYMLQHPQVNGPGVGLLGFSKGGEVSLAMAAFLKNIMAVASLNAPVAATCIPFSYKDKIIPTLTLYEHKAKATNSKFLDYSDVIDDPFQAPGNQSRIPLEKAEAQFLFMVGQDDHVVKSEYYATEVCKLLQARGKENFQILSYPGTGHCIDPPFFPLYHIGRHPVFHKRAVLGGELRAYSKAQVHAWSQIQEFFKKYLIAN, from the exons ATGCTCCATCAGTGTCAGGGGATCGGCTGTGATGATCCTGCCCTGcagagggtgctggcagggATGCAGCAGTGGCTCCAGGCAAATCTGGCGTCTCCCAGTACGTGTAGATCCACACCATTCCTGCTTAAATTCCCCCACCCCCGCCTGCGCGTGGGAAACCGCATTTATAAAAGAAGCCTCAGCTTGAATGCAGACACAACTCACAGTGTACTCAACAACTCTGGAGCCATGGGGCAGGTCAGTGCCCGCTCCCTGTGCCGGGCCAGCTCCCGCGCCTGGCAGAGGCGGCTGCCctggcccggccccgcgcctgCAGCCCCACGGGGCCGCAGCCCCGCGTGGAGCCCCGGGACAGCCCCCGCCCAGGGACTCTCCTCCACGGCCCCCTCCATCCGCCTGTCGCCCGCCGCCCGCAGCCTCTTCGATGAGCCGCTGGCCATCGCCGTGCAGGGCCTGGGCCCGCGGCAGCGGGTCACTCTGCGGACGTCCTTGCGGGACGAGACCGGAGAGCTCTTCCAGGCCAGTGCTCACTACCAGGCGGGCGACGACGGGGAGCTGGACCTCGCCCGCTGTCCTGCGCTGCCGGGAGGCAGCTTCTCCGGCCTGGAGCCcatggggctgctctgggctttgcAGCCCCAGAAGCCTTTCTGGCGGCTGGTAAAGCGGGACGTGCAGCGccccttcctcctgcagctggaggtgTTTGAGGGCCACGGGGAGCGCCCCGGGCGGCTCCTGGCCCGGGCGCAGCACGAGCGGGCGTTCCTGCGGGACGGGGTGCGGAGAGTCCCGGTGCGAGAAGGGAGGATCCGGGCGACGCTTTTCCTGCCCGCTG GAGAAGACACCTTTCCAGGGATCATCGATATACATGGACTTGGAGGAGGTCTTTTTGAGCCCAGAGCAAGTCTGCTGGCCAATCATGGCTTTGCCACACTCGCCCTGGCTTATTATCAATTTGAGGATCTGCCCCAGGAACCAAAGGAACTCCACCTGGAATATTTTGAAGAGGCAGTGAACTATATGCTGCAGCACCCACAG GTGAATGGTCCAGGGGTTGGCCTGCTCGGTTTCTCCAAAGGAGGTGAAGTGTCCCTTGCCATGGCTGCCTTCCTGAAGAACATCATGGCTGTTGCTTCCCTCAATGCCCCTGTTGCTGCTACATGTATTCCTTTCTCTTACAAGGATAAAATCATCCCCACTTTGACCTTATATGAACACAAAGCCAAGGCCACCAATTCCAAATTTCTTGATTATTCTGATGTCATTGATGATCCCTTTCAAGCCCCTGGCAACCAAAGCCGAATCCCACTAGAGAAAGCTGAGGCACAATTTCTATTCATGGTGGGCCAAGATGACCATGTTGTCAAAAGTGAGTATTATGCTACTGAAGTCTGCAAGCTTCTGCAGGCTCGAGGGAAGGAAAATTTTCAGATTCTCTCCTACCCTGGAACAGGTCACTGCATAGACCCACCCTTTTTCCCTTTGTACCACATAGGAAGACACCCCGTTTTTCACAAGCGAGCAGTCCTGGGTGGGGAGCTCAGGGCTTATTCTAAAGCTCAGGTTCATGCTTGGTCACAGATCCAGGAATTTTTCAAAAAGTATTTAATTGCTAACTAG
- the LOC137475726 gene encoding acyl-coenzyme A thioesterase 1-like isoform X1, which translates to MGQVSARSLCRASSRAWQRRLPWPGPAPAAPRGRSPAWSPGTAPAQGLSSTAPSIRLSPAARSLFDEPLAIAVQGLGPRQRVTLRTSLRDETGELFQASAHYQAGDDGELDLARCPALPGGSFCGLEPMGLLWALQPQKPFWRLVKRDVQSPFLLQLEVFEGHGERPGRLLARAQHERAFLRDGVRRVPVREGRIRATLFLPAGSGPFPGIIDLYGTGGGLPEYRACLLANHGFAVLALAFYSYEDLPKGMKEFHLEYFEEAVNYMLQHTQVKGPGIGLLGHSKGGDLCVSMASFLKGITATVLINGSVANVGAVLCYKDIIIPPLGINPKRIKVGKSGIADIIDVLNSPLEGPDQQSFIPLEKAECCFLFIVGQDDHNWKSEFFAVEGSKRLQAHGKEKPEVVCYPGAGHYIEPPFFPMCAASMHLLFGKPVMWGGEPKAHCEAQIDAWQQIQAFFRKHLTGKPSGTSSKL; encoded by the exons ATGGGGCAGGTCAGTGCCCGCTCCCTGTGCCGGGCCAGCTCCCGCGCCTGGCAGAGGCGGCTGCCctggcccggccccgcgcctgCAGCCCCACGGGGCCGCAGCCCCGCGTGGAGCCCCGGGACAGCCCCCGCCCAGGGACTCTCCTCCACGGCCCCCTCCATCCGCCTGTCGCCCGCCGCCCGCAGCCTCTTCGATGAGCCGCTGGCCATCGCCGTGCAGGGCCTGGGCCCGCGGCAGCGGGTCACTCTGCGGACGTCCTTGCGAGACGAGACCGGAGAGCTCTTCCAGGCCAGTGCTCACTACCAGGCGGGCGACGACGGGGAGCTGGACCTCGCCCGCTGTCCTGCGCTGCCGGGAGGCAGCTTCTGCGGCCTGGAGCCcatggggctgctctgggctttgcAGCCCCAGAAGCCTTTCTGGCGGCTGGTAAAGCGGGACGTGCAGAGccccttcctcctgcagctggaggtgTTTGAGGGCCACGGGGAGCGCCCCGGGCGGCTCCTGGCCCGGGCGCAGCACGAGCGGGCGTTCCTGCGGGACGGGGTGCGGAGAGTCCCGGTGCGAGAAGGGAGGATCCGGGCGACGCTTTTCCTGCCCGCTG GAAGTGGCCCCTTTCCAGGAATTATTGACTTGTATGGAACTGGAGGAGGACTCCCTGAATACAGGGCATGCCTGCTGGCCAACCACGGCTttgctgtgctggctctggctTTCTACAGCTATGAAGATCTCCCCAAAGGGATGAAGGAATTCCACCTGGAATATTTTGAAGAAGCTGTAAACTATATGTTACAACACACCCAG GTTAAAGGTCCAGGAATCGGTTTGCTTGGACACTCAAAGGGAGGTGATCTGTGTGTCTCCATGGCCTCCTTCCTAAAGGGCATCACAGCCACTGTCCTTATCAATGGCTCGGTGGCAAATGTGGGTGCGGTACTCTGCTACAAGGACATCATCATTCCACCCCTTGGTATCAATCCAAAACGCATCAAGGTCGGCAAGTCCGGGATTGCTGATATTATTGATGTATTGAACAGCCCACTAGAAGGGCCTGACCAACAAAGCTTTATCCCTTTGGAGAAGGCTGAGTGTTGCTTCTTGTTCATTGTTGGCCAGGATGATCACAATTGGAAAAGTGAATTCTTTGCAGTTGAGGGGAGCAAACGTTTGCAAGctcatgggaaagaaaagcctgAGGTAGTCTGTTATCCTGGAGCAGGACACTACATTGAACCTCCCTTTTTCCCGATGTGTGCAGCCTCAATGCACTTGCTATTTGGCAAGCCTGTGATGTGGGGAGGGGAGCCCAAGGCACACTGTGAGGCACAGATAGATGCTTGGCAGCAGATCCAAGCTTTCTTTCGTAAACACCTCACAGGCAAGCCATCTGGAACATCCAGTAAGCTCTGA
- the LOC137475726 gene encoding acyl-coenzyme A thioesterase 1-like isoform X2 has protein sequence MPWKVVLASFQGIFPLSLCFLQKSGSGPFPGIIDLYGTGGGLPEYRACLLANHGFAVLALAFYSYEDLPKGMKEFHLEYFEEAVNYMLQHTQVKGPGIGLLGHSKGGDLCVSMASFLKGITATVLINGSVANVGAVLCYKDIIIPPLGINPKRIKVGKSGIADIIDVLNSPLEGPDQQSFIPLEKAECCFLFIVGQDDHNWKSEFFAVEGSKRLQAHGKEKPEVVCYPGAGHYIEPPFFPMCAASMHLLFGKPVMWGGEPKAHCEAQIDAWQQIQAFFRKHLTGKPSGTSSKL, from the exons ATGCCATGGAAGGTGGTGTTAGCCAGTTTTCAAGGCATCTTTCCTCTATCTCTCTGTTTTCTACAAAAATCAG GAAGTGGCCCCTTTCCAGGAATTATTGACTTGTATGGAACTGGAGGAGGACTCCCTGAATACAGGGCATGCCTGCTGGCCAACCACGGCTttgctgtgctggctctggctTTCTACAGCTATGAAGATCTCCCCAAAGGGATGAAGGAATTCCACCTGGAATATTTTGAAGAAGCTGTAAACTATATGTTACAACACACCCAG GTTAAAGGTCCAGGAATCGGTTTGCTTGGACACTCAAAGGGAGGTGATCTGTGTGTCTCCATGGCCTCCTTCCTAAAGGGCATCACAGCCACTGTCCTTATCAATGGCTCGGTGGCAAATGTGGGTGCGGTACTCTGCTACAAGGACATCATCATTCCACCCCTTGGTATCAATCCAAAACGCATCAAGGTCGGCAAGTCCGGGATTGCTGATATTATTGATGTATTGAACAGCCCACTAGAAGGGCCTGACCAACAAAGCTTTATCCCTTTGGAGAAGGCTGAGTGTTGCTTCTTGTTCATTGTTGGCCAGGATGATCACAATTGGAAAAGTGAATTCTTTGCAGTTGAGGGGAGCAAACGTTTGCAAGctcatgggaaagaaaagcctgAGGTAGTCTGTTATCCTGGAGCAGGACACTACATTGAACCTCCCTTTTTCCCGATGTGTGCAGCCTCAATGCACTTGCTATTTGGCAAGCCTGTGATGTGGGGAGGGGAGCCCAAGGCACACTGTGAGGCACAGATAGATGCTTGGCAGCAGATCCAAGCTTTCTTTCGTAAACACCTCACAGGCAAGCCATCTGGAACATCCAGTAAGCTCTGA
- the LOC137475726 gene encoding acyl-coenzyme A thioesterase 1-like isoform X3, whose amino-acid sequence MLPLPGSGPFPGIIDLYGTGGGLPEYRACLLANHGFAVLALAFYSYEDLPKGMKEFHLEYFEEAVNYMLQHTQVKGPGIGLLGHSKGGDLCVSMASFLKGITATVLINGSVANVGAVLCYKDIIIPPLGINPKRIKVGKSGIADIIDVLNSPLEGPDQQSFIPLEKAECCFLFIVGQDDHNWKSEFFAVEGSKRLQAHGKEKPEVVCYPGAGHYIEPPFFPMCAASMHLLFGKPVMWGGEPKAHCEAQIDAWQQIQAFFRKHLTGKPSGTSSKL is encoded by the exons ATGCTTCCCTTACCAG GAAGTGGCCCCTTTCCAGGAATTATTGACTTGTATGGAACTGGAGGAGGACTCCCTGAATACAGGGCATGCCTGCTGGCCAACCACGGCTttgctgtgctggctctggctTTCTACAGCTATGAAGATCTCCCCAAAGGGATGAAGGAATTCCACCTGGAATATTTTGAAGAAGCTGTAAACTATATGTTACAACACACCCAG GTTAAAGGTCCAGGAATCGGTTTGCTTGGACACTCAAAGGGAGGTGATCTGTGTGTCTCCATGGCCTCCTTCCTAAAGGGCATCACAGCCACTGTCCTTATCAATGGCTCGGTGGCAAATGTGGGTGCGGTACTCTGCTACAAGGACATCATCATTCCACCCCTTGGTATCAATCCAAAACGCATCAAGGTCGGCAAGTCCGGGATTGCTGATATTATTGATGTATTGAACAGCCCACTAGAAGGGCCTGACCAACAAAGCTTTATCCCTTTGGAGAAGGCTGAGTGTTGCTTCTTGTTCATTGTTGGCCAGGATGATCACAATTGGAAAAGTGAATTCTTTGCAGTTGAGGGGAGCAAACGTTTGCAAGctcatgggaaagaaaagcctgAGGTAGTCTGTTATCCTGGAGCAGGACACTACATTGAACCTCCCTTTTTCCCGATGTGTGCAGCCTCAATGCACTTGCTATTTGGCAAGCCTGTGATGTGGGGAGGGGAGCCCAAGGCACACTGTGAGGCACAGATAGATGCTTGGCAGCAGATCCAAGCTTTCTTTCGTAAACACCTCACAGGCAAGCCATCTGGAACATCCAGTAAGCTCTGA